The window tcttctctccgNNNNNNNNNNNNNNNNNNNNNNNNNNNNNNNNNNNNNNNNNNNNNNNNNNNNNNNNNNNNNNNNNNNNNNNNNNNNNNNNNNNNNNNNNNNNNNNNNNNNCCGCCGGTCCTGCCTGACGTCATTACCGTAAACACCACGGGCAATCGGATTTGGGACATGGGCTGTTTATCTGCTTACACACAGCGGGTATTAACTCTTGGCCATTCGAGGACCTGATCTCTCTTGGgatttctgcctctcctccgctggagacgcgtctcGAAGCACTACCATGTCGGAGGGACCCATTAGTTTTTCCGCTTAGCAGCTCGTACTTCTGCTATAACATTATATAACGCACCAATCCACCTTTTTGGTGAATCGCCTGAGTCATTGCGCTTCAGAGAGTTGATGCCAATAGCCCTTACTGCCCGCGTCCACAACAACAGCCGGGACCTCACCACTTGGTAAAAAGCTTCGCGACTAGTGCCGGAAAGAAATAAGGAATTTGAATATGTAGACAGGCGGTCCTGCCATGTACGCGAAACGTGTGTGCTCGCTGGATCCTTCAACTGGCAACTATGGACACCTCAAGCTGAGACAGTTCCCGGAAAGCCTGGTTCTCAACGACTGCGAAATGAATGATCGACGTCAGTGGTAACGTTCGTCTGTAAAACACGGACCACGAACGCATCTCGCTTGAAAGAACGAAAGATGCAACAAACGCGAGGACGAGTGGCCTATGCCTGCCGCTTGTGCCATGGTCGCCCAAGGGACGTGCCCACCGTTGTAAACTGCAAAAATACCGAAATATCCACCCTTCGCTATCGTACGATGACTCAGCTGGAGAACAAAGTGAATCCGACAAAGAGAGCATCCTCCCATGACTGGCGGGAGGTGTGGAGTGTTCGTCCCTACCGCGACATACCTATATGAATTTCAACCAGGTGTGTGCCTATGTAGATAAATGAACGCGTAGAGACATTTTGCGTCTACACTGCTACACATCAAATCCATCCTGGCCGGAATTCGAACAGACACAGCGTGAGGGCACCCGAAAAGTTGACGAACACTCCAACCCCCCCCATTCTACCTACCCTCTTCAACGCCCATACCCAGAGGAAACCTGCGTCATCCTTCCAGCATCGACAAGCCGGAGCCTCGTGTAGCCGCGTTCATAGCCGAACACTGGCCTTTCGACTCTTGCCTTCTggccctctctgtttccgaaGCAACATCTGCCTAAATGTGACCTCCGCACGATGCGCGGTGAGACAGTTTCTTTCCAGGCTCCTTTGCGGCCTCTCGCGACGAGTTAAACTGCGGCGATATGTGTCTTGAGCGTGTGTTTTTCCCCAACTGTGTGCATGCTGAACGGGCGACGTGACGCATCGCTTGTGAACTTCTTTTTTCGACTTCTGGCTGCTTTCATTCTGTTTCGCTATCTTCCTGCGTTGCCAACATTCCTGCTTTCTTTGTCGGCTCCGTCGCTCCTCTGATACGCGTGCCGTCACGCCTGTTCGTTGTGTTTCTTTCTTGCCGCCTGCGAGCGCGTTCGCGGGCCGCTCGGCCCAGCGTCGTGCTTGTTCGTTCCCCTCTGcgcccgtttctcttcaACTTCCTTCGTACTCTCTCGGCGCGCCTGCTGGCGTTGCGCCCTTCCGCGTCCTTCCGGGTCGGCTCCACGTGGTCTCTACTCTCGATTGAGAGTCGCCACTGCATATTTGTCGGAGGCGACAGGTTGCTTCCGGGGGACGAGCGAGATCCACACACGCTGGCCTGCAAAGACGTATGAACCCGAGTAAACAAAAAGGCGATGAAAAAGCGACAAACACGGTAGAGCAAGCGGCAACAAAGGGGCAGCCGTAATCTGTACgattctctcttttgttctCGCAGGGTTCCCAAACTCCCTAACTATCTCGACCGTCGCATTTCCCGTACTCTttcgcgtcgcttctctttcctgaaCCGCCTggcgcgttttccgcgtttcccctctgtttgcttcttcttccactgctTTTCAGTATCTCTAGAAGCGAACATATTGACGCACCTTCCACTTTCGCCAAGTGTGGTCTCTGTTTCACTCCTTTCGATTTCCAAGGCAGGGGAACCGGTACCATCTTCCCCGTTTGTGGACATTTCTCGAATTCCACAGGCTGCAGCAAGCGACGGGAGACAAAGGCACGCAGGGCGTTGTACAGCCACTCAGGGACACCAGACACATCTGCTTGTcgctcctcgtttttctgtaTCCACATGAACACACATCTAGCTCCTCCCACAAGCTCTTTTGCTTCTGTATACGTCTCGTACCGCTACCTGCCTCTGCACAGGTAGTTGGCCTGCTGATACGATGCacgtctttttctcgatctgcgcatgcatctcttcATGCGCACCTGCGTGGCTCGAGCTCGCCTTTCATGTGGGGTGTACTCGCATGtacgcacagacacacagatgcAGAATTCCCCCCGGATTCTTCAATTACTCCGCCGCACGCATTCGCCACCGTGAGAGCGGCCTCTGTGTTGCCCGCGGAACCGGCACCACAGGGGGGTGTGAAGCTCCCACAACGGAgcccggagagaagagaatccGTTGTTGCCGATTGGGTCAATCCCTAGAAAGCAGGAAACTGTTCAATGGGGCGAGcagacagaaacgagagagcaTGCATGCCCGACAGACTGTAGAAGCGCACCTGATAGAAGGACTCTCCAGTTTCTATGGAAATCACATAGCGGTGAAGAGGACAGCGAATGCACGCCTGAACACAGGACAAAAGCGAAACGACGGGAGGGAAACAAGGACTCAACGACAGAAGCAACACCGACGCCTACAACCCCATGGAAAACCCAGAAGAACAACTATATAGACACgctaatatatatatatatatattcggGACTGGTATATAAGAGAAGGGCTAGTAGGTATATGCCCGcttgcatgtgcatgcaggcactGATACGAAAAAACCAGAGACtggcacatgcatgcatatgcacaaGAGATAACCAActgagacacacagagagaaattGATATGGTAGAGCAACAAACAAAAAGACACGGACGCACTACTGTGCGAACGAGGGAATACAGTCCACAAAGGCACAACGGTATCTTCCTACGCGCATGAACTGTTTGCGGAAGAGGGCGTCAGGGCCGACGTTCGTTCTTCTATTTTCTCGAGGAACGATTTGCTAAAAGACACTTTAAATGCATTCCACGCAAACACGTTGCCGCTGTGTCGCGTCCGCTTGGGCCTCTATATTTCGTAGAGCTATACCCACATCTATCCATATGCACGCcaaaatacatatatatgtatatatttgtatgctTTGCGTcagcctcctctctccttacTTGCCCGGAGACTTCCTCTATATCCACAGCTTGCTGAAAAGAGCCAGCATACACAGGCGATGCGCGTTCTGATGTGTAAAACTCGGAGAAAGCGTGCGGGCCAAGTCACGCTCGAAACGAGGCCATACACGCCATACACGTTTGCAGAGCACTTCCGTGCCTCGCGTTCAAACGCGCCCAGAGGGGACTacacggaagaaagcggtTCGGAtgaagacgacagagagaagaaacagttTCTACCAAACGGCTAGAGAGCATCCAGGCGCGCGTCGAGGAATCCGAGACAACGCCTCTGCACAAAGAgggagggacggaaagacaCGGAAAGGGACACAGTGAGAGAGGCGTCGTACCTCGAGGGCGCCGCCGGCGTGGTAGCAGTTGGCGTCAACTGCGAACGGCGTGTTTTTCCAGATCCAGAGGGCGACTGAGAACAACacccagagaggaagaactcgATTTTAAACTCGcggagcggaaagagagagaggatgcGCGAAGCAAAAGtcgggagaaggaaagacccGGCCAAGATTTCGGGAGTATGGAGTGCtgaagggggaaaagagagaccaCCAGtagaaggagaagacgcagaacaagggagaaggcgggaagcgTTCACACCGAGCAACACAGACAccaggaagggagaggaatgtgcggaacgaggaagacgaggtcGGAGAGTGCGAAGTGCGAAGcaaggcagaggagacggctaCCATGAGAAAATCCTTGCCTGGTTGTTCATCGATGACCATACGCCGGGGCCGCCGCTGTACCTAAAGAGAGATCCACGCTgggaacggcgagagcaGAGGGGGTGGAgctttgtctttttccgctGACAGCACTCTGTCCCCGAAAAGGCCAACTCGCGTTGAATCCCAGCCCCCGTGAGTATAAATCTTGTCTTTCTATATAATTTCACATAGACATACACACGTATAGTTAAGCGCTCGCAGATATGCGTGTGTCGCTGCGTAGGAATGGAGAGATGCGTCAGACGGGGTTTTTTGTGGTTCTGGACAAGCAATGCCGTGAGAGGTGGTGTTGTTCCTGACAgccgcgcagagacacactcAGAACCTGTGCACGTTTTTACATGCAAGCGCGTGGGTTTATCCGAAAAACTGTCTCTAGGTGTATATAGCTGTAGATGACGGAGGGGCTGGCCAGCATGTCGCGAGCGCTTGTCTCgcaggaaacgagacgaTTTCTTCCCCCAAGAAGTCTTACTTCTTCGACGCTGTACGCCGCGTACCAGACTCGTCCCTCGGAGTCGATCTGTGTCTCcattttctttccgttccccGGGCGACAGAACCAAAACACAATGATATCTACACGGTTTTCAACCCTGCATTATTTAACTCAGTTCGTGGCGCGCGAAGCAGACAGGAACCCGTCGGATACTTCCTCCCAGCGTCTCGCTGCTCTTTGGATCCCCGAGCTGTCGATCGCCTGAGTTCCCCTAGCAAGTGGACCGGTTAGACcgactgaagaagaaggggaatcGGTCGCTTTCCGCCCACGGCCTTTTTTTGTctcgaagaggaagaagggtgCCGACTCCTCTCTTGGCAGCCGCATTCCTTGGAGATTCCTCAGCGACGTGctcgacagagaaagaagcgaggcaagAGACCAGAGAAACCCGATaaagaaggaggagaaggcgaagacaggagatgacgcggggagagaaagacggcgccggagcggagacggggTCTGTCGACTGGGCCGACTCAAAAAATCGCTGTTCTGCTTTCTGTGGCGCAATACACggctttttcccttctttgtTCCGGCCTTCTCGACCGGAGCTAtcccagagaaaaggcaaggaatgaggaagagaaaaaacacctACGAATGTCAAGAGCGAGAACTGTGCAATCTCTCTATGTGCGTAAAGTTGGAAAAGGCTGAATCCACGCGCGCTCTACGACGCACCTTCATAGCTATGGACGTATATACACTTGTGAGCGTCGATGCGTGACGCCTTTGGAAGGCACATATACCATGGACAACGCTTCACTGGCGATTTTCCCTCACATCTGTACAGGTAGGAAAAGTATCGACAAGTGGACGGAGAGATGCACGCCTCTCATTCACCTCTGCACATGTGGACGGCGATCCACATGCAGAAGCTAACGAGACACTCGAGTTTCTGCCAGCAGCGAAGGGAGGCTGCTTTGGAGGGAACCAGAAAGGAAACCCCGTTTTTTGGAAAAGGGACAAAAAGAAGCTTCTTGACAAACCATTTCCCTGCGGATTCTGAGTGTGTGGCGAACGCGCCATCCTGATCTCGCCCGCTTctcatgcatgcaaaaaaatAAGCGGACCACAGacttgccttttttctttcggcGGGCGCACGCAACCGCGGCTCTTCTGCGAAGGACTCCAGTCGCACTCACTTTTTAGCTTCGTGATCCGTCACAGTTTCTTTCTGTCGATTCACAGCGCGCCGCTGTCCGACTGAGAGCCTTTTTCGCAGCAGGAATGCTCTTCGCGAGAAGCCGACTTTCTCCTGCATCTGCCAGCCCCCAGTGCCTCGATTCCCGCCGTGTACCCCTGAGTTCGTGCCCGGAATTTGTGCGTCGAGTAGACTCCCGAAGaagttcttcctctctctagCCGAGAGTCCAGGAAAGAAGCACGCGCACAGCTTTCTTTGGGTTGCAGCCGAGGATTCCGCAGCGTTTTTCGGTTTCCCCGCTCGTGCGCCTCCCTCGAGGGCCTCCAAGAAGACCTGAGCCGCGACCGCGTTGGTGGACCGTTCCCGCGTTGCCAGGCAATTTCGCGCTCCCGTTTCCGGTGTCTGTTCGTGTAGATTTGGaattctcttctttcgccttcggGGCGTTTGGTCGCTTTGGCCTTCACGCAGCGGCAAGAAGGTCGAGCCCCCTCGCTCCTCGCGGTGCGGTGCCTTCCATGCGgacgctctctcttttcggtGGAAATTGAAGTCCCGTTCACGGTTTTCCCGTCCCACCGATCTACTCCTCGCCGAAACGTGCTGGCGTCTGGTGCGccgagtgtatgtacaccgtgGAGCGCGTGGTAGAtccggctgcatgcatgtgcacgaGACCGGAAAAAGCTGGTTCgactccttcgcttctcctcgctgcccGACTCCACGCGAAGTCTGGACCCTTTtccgactctctctctctctctgtttctagTCCTcccccgtttttctcctgcctctcttccactcttcttccctctacTGCTGCGTGCGCGTGGTTTGTTTGACGCGCCTCCACAAAATGGCGTTTCCGCGGTGCCCCCTGGCCGTCGGGCAGAGCAAGGGCCGCTGGGGCCCTTCGCGGTTTTcctcctgtcttcctctctccctttcacTCCTCTtttatctctctctttccctctttctcgctccgtcTCAGGATCGATTTGCTCAGGGACACATCCACTACGCCGTGGAACACCTCGACCCGCACTTGCTGAGTCGCTGGCCCGAACCCAATTTCTGCAAGTGgctcgacgaagaaggccgctTCGCACTTGCGTCGCTCCTCGGAGGCGAAACgactcttcgtctcctctctgctctctgcgaGACGGGCGCCTCGTGGCCCCGCGGCcagcagcagcaggcggGATGCTGCGACGACAGCcacgccgccgacgccgtcgACTTTGAAATGCGAC of the Neospora caninum Liverpool complete genome, chromosome XII genome contains:
- a CDS encoding putative nitrite reductase small subunit, producing METQIDSEGRVWYAAYSVEEVQRRPRRMVIDEQPVALWIWKNTPFAVDANCYHAGGALEQAVDIEEVSGQACIRCPLHRYVISIETGESFYQPVEFEKCPQTGKMVPVPLPWKSKGVKQRPHLAKVEGQRVWISLVPRKQPVASDKYAVATLNRE